The genomic window CCACCGCACGCCGCTCCAGCAGCTCGCCGAGCTGCACCGGGGTGAAGTCGGCCAGCCGCGACCAGAGTCCGTAGAAGGGCGGGTCGACGGCCTGGGCCTGGAGCCCGACCAGGTGCCCGATCAGCTGCTGCGGCGTCATGGCGGCCGGTGCCAGCAGGTGCTGACGGGCCAGCAGCGCGCGGTTCAGCGCGCGCCGGTCGAGCACCTCGGGCATCAGTGGCCGCCCACCGGCCCCAGGACGGAGCGCAGCAGGCCGATCCGGTTGGAGGTCAGCGAGGCGACACCCGCCGCGCGCATCCGGCGCATGGTGCTGCGCCGGTCCACCGTCCAGGTGCTGACCGCCAGGCCCGCGTCGGCGGCCCGCTCGACCAGCGCCCGGTCCACCAGGCCGAAGGGCGGGTTGAGGTAGCGCGGGCGCAGGTCCGCCAGTAGCGCGGCCACCGGCACGCCGGGCTGCTTCCAGGTCAGCGCGAGCGGCACCTCGGGGGCCAGCTCGCGCACCGCGAACATGGCCGCGGCCGGTCCGCAGAAGAGCACCCGGTCCTCGGCGCCCGCCTCGCTGACGGCCCGCCAGGCGGCCGTGGCGGGTGCCGGTTCGTCCAGGTCGATCATCAGCCTGGCGTCGGGGTGGTCGGCCAGCAGCCCGAGCGCCTCGGCCAGCGCGGGGACCCGCTGGCCGTCCGCGAAGCGCTGCGCCGCCAACTTCTCGGCGGTGAGCGCGCGCACCGGGCGGTCCAGCCCCCACAGGCGCTTGAGGGTCGGGTCGTGCAGCAGCACCGGGACGCCGTCGCGGGTGAGCTGGACGTCCACCTCCACCGCGTCGGCGCCGGCGGCGAGCGCGGCGGCGACCGAGGGCAGGGTGTTCTCGCGGAACCGGTACGGGTCGCCGCGGTGGGCCACGGCCAGCGGACGGGGCGCGACGTCGACGGGTCCACCGGCGCCCGGCTGCCCGGCGCTCACCGGGCGATCCCGTTGATCCAGGCGGTGGCCCGCAGCACGAGCTCGCTGTAGGTCGGTTCGCCGGGCACGGCGACCTTGAGGGTCAGCCCGGGCGGGAAGCGGTGCACCTTGGTGTGCGCGAGGCCGGACCAGACCGCGTCCAGGAAGGCCGGCATGCTGTCGCGCGGGACGTCCTCGAAGGCCACGCCCTCCACGGTGACGGTGACCTCGTCGTGGTCGAAGAGGCGCACCGAGATCCCCGGCACGCCGCCGAACTCCAGCAGCGCCTCGTGCGGGACGTGGGCCAGGTCCTGGTGCGTCCAGTCGGTGCCGCGCGAAGCTCCGACCGGGGCGCCCGGGCGGTGGAGGCCGGCGAAGGTCTGGTCGTCGCCGATGTCGTGCGTGGCCGTCACCCGGCGGCCGTGGCGTTCGGCCACCGCGGTGGCGGCCACCACCGCGGCCTGGGTGGTGGGCAGGACGGCTCGGGACACGGCTCTCCTCCAGTGCGGACAGTGCGGACAGTGCGGACGGTGTCGACTCGCGGGATCAGCTGCCTTCGATCATCACATTGGTCGACTTGATGACTGCGGTCGCCCGGGCCCCGGGGGCCAGCGCCAGCTCCTCGGCCGACTCCCGGCTGATCAGCGACACCACCCGGAACGGCCCGGCCTGGATCTCCACCTGCGCGGCCACGTCACCGAGCACCACGTGGGTCACGATGCCGGGGAACCGGTTGCGCGCCGAGGAGAGCCGGCCCTCGGCCTCGGCCGCGCCGGGCTTGGCCAGTTCCCGCGCGAAGGCGGCGAGCCGCTCCCCGGCGATGATCCGGTGGCCGTGCTCGTCCCGCTCGGCGGGCAGCCTCCCGGCGTCGACCCAGCGGCGCATGGTGTCGGCACTGACGCCGAGCATGGCCGCGGCCTCGCCGATGCGGTACTGGTGGACCGGGCGGGCGGGCTGACCCATGGCACTCCCCGGGGTCTCGTGATGATCGACAGCGGTGTCCCATCCTGCCCCATCGACCCCGCCCCGACACACACCGGCGGCCCCCTGGTCCTCAATGAGGTAAGCCCACTATCCGCACTCGTCGCAGTCGCCCTGTCGTGGGCGTGAGGGTCCGGCGCTCCGAGCAGTGAATGCCGCCAACAATCTCCTTGCCGGGGCGGTAGCCGGCGTGCTCCAACAGCCAACCGGCGCCGGCCCGTAGCTGACAGTCGCTGTCAGTATGGACCTGGCAACCGGCTGAGCTGCCGTTCCCCGCGTTGGGCTTACCGAACAGCTAGGAGTTCCCCCTGCTCGACAGCGTCACGCAGGACGGTGGCGATCTCCTGAGGCAGGAGGTTGACGGTGTCGAGCGCCTCGGCAGTGAGGGGAATCTCTTCCAGGAGGTACTCGCCGCGGCCTTCCCGGCTGAACTCGGGGCCGGTGCGGTCCTCGAAGTTCCACCTCTCGATGGTGGCGAGGTAGAAGTCCTGGCGCTCGTTGTCGGCCTCGATGGTGTGGAG from Kitasatospora sp. NBC_01250 includes these protein-coding regions:
- a CDS encoding NUDIX hydrolase, which gives rise to MLRRVRAVLVTPNNTTLLIKRIRPGIAPYWVIVGGKVDPTDASPEDALLREVREEIAGEARIVSLLHTIEADNERQDFYLATIERWNFEDRTGPEFSREGRGEYLLEEIPLTAEALDTVNLLPQEIATVLRDAVEQGELLAVR
- a CDS encoding TOBE domain-containing protein; this encodes MGQPARPVHQYRIGEAAAMLGVSADTMRRWVDAGRLPAERDEHGHRIIAGERLAAFARELAKPGAAEAEGRLSSARNRFPGIVTHVVLGDVAAQVEIQAGPFRVVSLISRESAEELALAPGARATAVIKSTNVMIEGS
- a CDS encoding glycerophosphodiester phosphodiesterase translates to MSAGQPGAGGPVDVAPRPLAVAHRGDPYRFRENTLPSVAAALAAGADAVEVDVQLTRDGVPVLLHDPTLKRLWGLDRPVRALTAEKLAAQRFADGQRVPALAEALGLLADHPDARLMIDLDEPAPATAAWRAVSEAGAEDRVLFCGPAAAMFAVRELAPEVPLALTWKQPGVPVAALLADLRPRYLNPPFGLVDRALVERAADAGLAVSTWTVDRRSTMRRMRAAGVASLTSNRIGLLRSVLGPVGGH